The window ACGGGCTGCGCACGTGGAAGACGTCGGAGCCGAAGCGCCGCGCCCTCTGCATCTTCGAGTACATTTACTTCGCGCGGCCGGACAGCGTCATCAATCAGAAGCTCCTCTACCCCGTCCGCGAGGCCATGGGCGCCCAACTGGCCCGCGAGTTCCCGGTCTCCGCGGACCTGGTCATCGGCGTGCCGGACTCCGCTATCGCCGCGGCCGTGGGCTACTCCCGGGAGTCGGGCATCCCCTACAGTGAAGGACTGGTGAAAAACCGCTACGTGGGCCGCACCTTCATCCAACCGGACCAGCGCCTGCGGGAGTTGGGCGTGCGACTCAAGTTCAATCCCCTGCCCGAGGTCATTCGGGACAAGCGCCTGGTGGTCGTGGACGACAGCATTGTGCGGGGGACGACGACGCCCCAAGTGGTCAGCTTGCTGCGCAGGGCTGGCGCAAAAGAGGTGCACCTGCGCATCTGCGCGCCGCCTATCCGATGGCCCTGCTACTTCGGTGTGGACATGGCCACCCAGCGCGAACTGATTGCCGCCAACATGTCCATCACGGAGATCGCCCAGCACCTGGGAGTGGACTCCCTGGGCTACTTGAGCATGGACGGCCTGGTCAAGGCAGTCGGCCTGCCCAAGAACGACTTCTGTCTGGCCTGCTTCTCCGGCCAGTATCCCATCCCCATCCAGTTTGGGCTGGACAAGATGCACCTGGAGAAGAACGACCTGCCCTCCCCCACAGCCCTGGAAGGCAAGTAGGGCCCCCGCGTGATGCCCCGGAACCAGAAGCATACGAAGAGTACCACGAAGCGGGCGTCCCCACCCACGTCCCCGACGTCAGCCTATCGCTCGTCCGGAGTGGACCTGAACGCTAACGCCCACGCCAAGGAGCT of the Dehalococcoidia bacterium genome contains:
- the purF gene encoding amidophosphoribosyltransferase, which produces MDFSPAIAGQGEEHSGPHEACGVVGVYCRGADVARIAYFGLFALQHRGQESAGIATADGTSMSVHTSMGLVGQAFTEDILSRLKGHIAIGHTRYSTTGSSRACNAQPFLVNGPAGDMALAHNGNIVNAQPLRSHLQAEGCVFNTTTDSEVIAHVLARAPGATWEERVAHLMRECQGAYSLTVATKDTVLGIRDPLGVRPLCLGKLNGGWVIASESCALDHISAQFLREIEPGEAVIIDSNGLRTWKTSEPKRRALCIFEYIYFARPDSVINQKLLYPVREAMGAQLAREFPVSADLVIGVPDSAIAAAVGYSRESGIPYSEGLVKNRYVGRTFIQPDQRLRELGVRLKFNPLPEVIRDKRLVVVDDSIVRGTTTPQVVSLLRRAGAKEVHLRICAPPIRWPCYFGVDMATQRELIAANMSITEIAQHLGVDSLGYLSMDGLVKAVGLPKNDFCLACFSGQYPIPIQFGLDKMHLEKNDLPSPTALEGK